A window of the Ammoniphilus oxalaticus genome harbors these coding sequences:
- a CDS encoding 3'-5' exonuclease, translating to MAQMIPDSIPRQATSGEKLVFKTLKSSLPDDFIVYYEPEVNGRRPDFLIIAPHLGLLVLEVKDYTKNTLVKINKDEWFIQHGEAQLTTVKSPLKQARDNMFHIASYLQKEKSLLTWDGEYKGRLKFPYGYGTVFTRITQAECVEHQIYHINEPHFTLTRDELDLDHDTFSREHFIEKLYGMFPFKHVKRQYLTVEDIETIRFYLFPEVRISAKWNEPRKYREDWLLSLTDLKTMDVHQENLAKQIGEEHRLIRGVAGSGKTLILASRVKTLQMNNPDWKILVLCYNISLATMIRQMIEEKLREPADMIDFISTKNSDKTDHNVEVFHYHGFISKKRIKEDGEMPEGSYPLYDAILIDEGQDFEPEWLNMISKCLNPETKSLLIVEDRAQNIYKRKWNLRKLTGLDFRGRSRYLSINYRNTAEILQFAWRFYEMHTYDGDKTDQSKAEVIPPRQTERTGPEPIVYKASNFEEEVDFVARSIHKLHQEYDIPFSEMIILYRIRRDRNHSYVDILKRVLKQHQLPYFWLSENNETKRQFIKKEESIKISTIDSSKGLDFQAVFVVNLDNMPFVLEEDEEREAALLYIAMTRALEWLFLSYSGVSKYTNYLESVSHVNQPNVKEQLEQELASTVWTEETAATTELEATEIIETEESEQTMAKTSFDVHAFSEENHNPLVFETLRGWRKKRAAANKVPAYTIIENKSLMILATFIPHTQEEFMSLPFFKEKRWEMYGDELLEILKTMKKSTTSLNIFRDTFS from the coding sequence ATGGCTCAAATGATACCTGATTCTATTCCTAGGCAGGCAACATCAGGGGAGAAACTTGTTTTTAAAACGTTGAAATCATCATTACCTGATGATTTCATTGTCTATTATGAACCCGAAGTGAATGGAAGAAGACCTGATTTTCTAATCATAGCTCCTCACTTAGGATTACTCGTTCTTGAAGTGAAAGACTATACGAAAAATACGCTTGTAAAAATAAACAAAGATGAATGGTTTATCCAGCATGGGGAGGCTCAATTAACAACGGTTAAAAGTCCGTTGAAACAAGCGCGGGATAACATGTTTCATATAGCGAGTTATCTTCAAAAAGAGAAGTCTTTGCTTACGTGGGACGGAGAATATAAAGGAAGGCTCAAGTTTCCGTACGGGTATGGAACGGTTTTTACGCGTATTACACAGGCAGAATGTGTTGAACATCAAATCTATCATATAAATGAACCACATTTTACACTCACGCGAGATGAACTCGATTTGGACCACGATACTTTTTCGCGTGAACACTTCATTGAAAAATTGTACGGCATGTTTCCTTTTAAACATGTGAAAAGACAATATCTAACAGTAGAAGATATTGAGACAATTCGATTTTACCTTTTCCCCGAGGTCCGCATTAGCGCAAAATGGAATGAACCGCGCAAATATCGAGAGGACTGGCTGCTATCGCTAACCGATTTAAAGACGATGGATGTTCACCAAGAAAATTTGGCAAAACAGATCGGGGAAGAGCATCGTCTGATTCGAGGCGTTGCCGGAAGTGGAAAAACGCTCATTCTAGCAAGTCGTGTAAAAACATTGCAAATGAACAATCCAGATTGGAAGATTCTTGTCCTTTGTTACAACATCTCGTTGGCGACGATGATCAGACAAATGATTGAGGAAAAATTAAGAGAGCCAGCAGACATGATCGATTTCATTTCAACGAAAAATAGCGACAAGACCGACCATAATGTCGAGGTCTTTCATTATCACGGGTTTATTTCGAAAAAGAGGATAAAAGAGGACGGCGAAATGCCTGAAGGTTCCTATCCTTTGTACGACGCCATTTTGATCGACGAAGGCCAAGACTTTGAACCCGAGTGGCTCAACATGATTAGCAAGTGTTTAAATCCTGAAACAAAATCGTTATTAATCGTTGAAGATCGAGCCCAAAATATTTATAAAAGAAAGTGGAATTTGCGAAAGCTGACAGGTCTTGATTTCAGGGGAAGGTCCCGTTACTTAAGCATTAATTATCGAAATACGGCGGAGATCCTTCAGTTTGCTTGGCGGTTTTATGAGATGCATACGTATGATGGCGACAAAACAGATCAGAGCAAGGCGGAAGTGATCCCACCCCGACAAACAGAACGAACAGGACCAGAACCGATCGTATATAAAGCGTCGAATTTTGAAGAGGAAGTGGATTTCGTCGCGAGGAGTATACATAAATTACATCAGGAATATGACATCCCTTTTTCAGAAATGATTATCCTTTATCGGATCAGAAGAGATCGTAATCATTCCTATGTCGACATTCTTAAGCGCGTTTTAAAACAGCATCAACTCCCTTATTTTTGGCTGTCTGAAAATAATGAAACGAAAAGACAATTCATCAAAAAGGAAGAGAGCATTAAAATTTCAACGATTGACAGTTCCAAAGGGTTGGATTTCCAGGCTGTATTCGTTGTTAACCTTGATAATATGCCTTTTGTATTGGAAGAGGATGAGGAAAGAGAAGCTGCCTTGCTCTATATTGCGATGACAAGAGCATTAGAATGGCTGTTTTTAAGTTACAGCGGGGTGTCCAAGTATACGAACTATTTGGAATCTGTTTCTCATGTGAATCAACCGAATGTAAAAGAACAACTAGAGCAAGAACTAGCGTCCACTGTCTGGACCGAAGAAACGGCCGCGACGACTGAACTAGAAGCAACTGAAATCATTGAAACGGAAGAGAGTGAGCAAACCATGGCGAAAACGTCGTTTGATGTACATGCTTTTTCAGAGGAGAATCATAACCCACTCGTCTTTGAAACCCTAAGAGGTTGGCGTAAAAAGAGGGCGGCGGCAAACAAGGTCCCAGCCTATACAATTATTGAAAACAAGTCGCTCATGATCCTTGCGACATTCATCCCGCATACCCAGGAAGAATTCATGTCCTTGCCGTTCTTTAAAGAGAAAAGATGGGAGATGTATGGTGATGAACTATTGGAAATTCTGAAAACTATGAAAAAAAGTACGACATCTTTGAATATTTTCCGCGATACGTTTTCTTAA
- a CDS encoding HIT family protein, with protein MNCPFCAMPREQILLENELAIAFFDKYPVQEGHLLVIPKRHAITYFDATEEEIVAIHQLIYKGKQHIDQQYQPNGYNIGVNIGEHGGQTIMHLHFHLIPRYKGDVADPRGGIRKAIPNLVAYP; from the coding sequence GTGAACTGTCCTTTTTGCGCGATGCCACGAGAACAAATCCTATTAGAAAATGAATTAGCGATCGCCTTTTTTGATAAATATCCCGTACAAGAAGGGCATCTGCTCGTCATTCCAAAACGGCATGCGATCACTTACTTTGATGCGACAGAGGAAGAAATCGTTGCCATCCATCAGCTGATATATAAAGGCAAGCAACACATCGATCAACAGTACCAACCCAACGGATACAACATTGGCGTCAACATCGGAGAACATGGCGGACAAACGATCATGCATCTGCACTTTCATCTGATCCCGCGTTATAAAGGTGATGTTGCCGATCCGCGCGGCGGGATTCGCAAAGCGATTCCGAATTTGGTGGCGTATCCGTGA
- a CDS encoding phosphorothioated DNA-binding restriction endonuclease yields the protein MNAEELKQKIADLKIWKKRDERAPHKPLTILYALGRLQNENTREFHYEEAREKLTNLLMEFGPPRKSYHPEQPFVRLQGDGIWKLNQRVDRPQIKNRYLIENDVIGGFKESVYDLFKQDATLVREVAEFLLNEHFPDTIHEDILLEVGLNLGTYRRRTRDPRFREKILRAYEFSCAVCGFNVRLGHNLVAIEAAHIKWHQSGGPDEEENGIALCSLHHKLFDRGVFTFNKSKKLLVSEKAHGTNGFEEWLLRYHGQPIREPISPHYQPKQSYLDWHVHEVFKGEARYVSG from the coding sequence TTGAATGCAGAGGAACTTAAACAAAAAATCGCAGACCTTAAAATATGGAAAAAGAGGGACGAGCGAGCCCCGCATAAACCCCTGACTATTTTGTACGCCCTTGGGCGCCTGCAAAATGAAAATACACGTGAATTTCATTACGAGGAAGCAAGGGAGAAGCTGACGAATCTATTAATGGAATTTGGACCGCCTCGTAAATCCTATCATCCGGAACAACCATTCGTTCGCTTGCAAGGCGATGGGATTTGGAAGTTAAACCAACGTGTTGATAGGCCTCAAATAAAAAACCGTTATCTCATCGAAAATGATGTGATCGGTGGGTTTAAAGAGTCGGTTTATGACTTGTTTAAGCAAGATGCTACGCTAGTAAGAGAGGTTGCTGAATTCCTATTAAATGAACATTTTCCAGACACGATCCATGAAGATATATTGCTCGAAGTCGGATTAAACTTAGGTACATACAGACGTAGAACCAGAGATCCGAGATTTCGCGAAAAAATTCTACGCGCTTATGAATTTAGCTGCGCTGTCTGTGGGTTTAATGTTCGTTTAGGTCACAACCTCGTTGCGATTGAAGCGGCGCATATTAAATGGCACCAATCGGGCGGGCCAGACGAAGAAGAGAATGGAATCGCCCTATGTTCGTTGCACCATAAACTATTTGATCGCGGCGTGTTTACCTTTAACAAATCAAAAAAATTGCTCGTATCCGAAAAAGCCCATGGAACGAACGGATTCGAAGAATGGCTATTACGCTATCATGGTCAACCCATCCGCGAACCCATCTCGCCACACTATCAGCCAAAACAAAGTTACCTCGATTGGCATGTGCATGAAGTATTTAAAGGAGAGGCTAGGTATGTGAGTGGGTGA
- a CDS encoding DUF262 domain-containing protein: protein MSRLIDNSITIYEALQNIKDGKYVMPAFQRQFVWGMDQIEKLWDSILLDYPIATFLFWRVDNSNVTGDTYFCNFLSEVTFNSRKQADSVNYELITIDVENTDTAVLDGQQRLTSLFLSLFGEAYIRPKNARRNSGNKIITKLLIELNKNKISVDAEEYNSKKFDIKFSEKIGRLSPTQFEIKNILDPVFHDEITREEAIEEAIVNVPADSKEYARNILQKLYDKVFVEKLVRFTEILDMKQDDALEMFVRFNSGGKPLRKSEITMSILEAYWPSAKTEFGKILVDSYKDFGTDFIIRAALMMYGDVVKSNINKKIAEDLKNDWNGFKEALINLESLLKEMKIDVSRFSGSWNVLLPIIYYIYYNPEYETNIKGVRAYLLRAIFFTYFQSGTTGKLQQMKSNINSYDYDITIEMLDQMNDLRVTDGKIEDVLNSEKGGRVAGEVLYYLNLDWTNRNFKYEQDHLHPDNRFNESKPVTVSVEDWRNWRGLRNRLPNLHLLEGRSNGSKSDMRLVDYYNDMNDEQKTDFYKHAMIPQDLSLEIEDFGTFYEARKAILTEKIRELLG from the coding sequence TTGAGTAGATTGATAGATAACAGCATCACCATATACGAGGCGTTGCAGAACATTAAAGACGGAAAATATGTAATGCCCGCATTTCAAAGGCAATTTGTTTGGGGAATGGATCAAATTGAAAAACTGTGGGACTCTATTCTATTGGATTATCCTATTGCGACATTTCTATTTTGGCGTGTCGATAATTCTAATGTTACAGGAGATACTTATTTTTGTAACTTTTTATCTGAAGTGACCTTTAACAGCAGAAAGCAAGCTGACAGCGTTAATTACGAGTTAATAACTATCGATGTTGAAAATACAGATACGGCAGTATTAGATGGTCAGCAAAGGCTAACATCATTGTTTTTATCATTGTTCGGAGAAGCATACATACGTCCAAAGAACGCTAGAAGAAATTCTGGGAATAAGATTATAACTAAACTTTTAATAGAATTAAACAAAAATAAGATATCCGTCGATGCGGAGGAATATAACAGTAAAAAGTTTGATATTAAATTCAGCGAAAAAATTGGCAGGTTGAGTCCTACACAATTTGAGATAAAAAACATCCTCGATCCAGTATTTCATGATGAAATAACGAGAGAAGAGGCAATTGAAGAAGCCATTGTAAATGTACCAGCTGACAGCAAGGAATATGCGAGAAACATTTTGCAAAAGTTGTATGATAAGGTTTTTGTTGAGAAATTGGTTAGATTTACGGAAATTCTTGATATGAAACAAGATGATGCTCTTGAAATGTTTGTAAGATTTAATAGTGGTGGAAAACCACTGCGAAAGTCCGAAATAACGATGTCAATTCTTGAAGCATACTGGCCTAGCGCAAAAACGGAGTTTGGGAAGATTCTTGTTGACTCGTATAAAGATTTTGGCACAGACTTCATTATCCGCGCAGCTCTGATGATGTATGGTGATGTCGTTAAATCTAACATTAACAAAAAAATCGCAGAGGATTTAAAAAATGATTGGAACGGATTTAAGGAAGCGCTGATAAATTTAGAAAGTTTACTTAAGGAAATGAAAATTGATGTAAGTCGTTTTTCAGGGAGCTGGAACGTATTATTACCAATTATTTACTACATCTATTATAATCCTGAATACGAAACAAACATTAAAGGGGTTCGCGCATACTTACTTAGGGCGATATTCTTTACTTATTTCCAGTCCGGGACTACAGGTAAGTTGCAACAAATGAAGAGTAACATCAATAGCTATGACTATGATATAACCATTGAAATGTTGGACCAGATGAATGATTTGCGAGTAACAGATGGTAAAATTGAGGATGTACTCAACTCCGAAAAAGGAGGCAGAGTCGCCGGCGAGGTTTTATATTATTTGAATCTAGACTGGACAAATAGGAACTTTAAATACGAACAGGACCATCTTCATCCAGATAACAGATTCAATGAAAGCAAACCCGTAACCGTTTCTGTTGAAGATTGGCGAAATTGGCGCGGATTGCGTAATCGCTTGCCTAATTTACATCTGCTTGAGGGTAGAAGTAACGGCAGTAAAAGCGATATGCGACTCGTTGATTATTACAATGACATGAACGATGAACAAAAAACGGATTTTTATAAACATGCTATGATTCCGCAAGATCTCTCGCTTGAAATAGAAGATTTCGGTACGTTTTATGAAGCAAGAAAAGCAATACTCACGGAAAAAATACGTGAATTGTTGGGCTGA
- a CDS encoding PadR family transcriptional regulator, with the protein MKHKLLPLSETMHYILLALREPLHGYAVMQKIEQMSNGNVILAAGTLYGAIDNLNKHGWIEPVGESGRRKVYTITAEGNAILKIEQNRLLHILSLYEGSESNEEM; encoded by the coding sequence ATGAAACATAAATTATTGCCGTTGTCCGAAACCATGCACTATATTTTATTAGCTCTACGTGAGCCACTTCACGGCTATGCCGTAATGCAGAAAATAGAACAAATGAGTAATGGCAACGTTATTTTAGCGGCTGGTACATTATACGGCGCGATTGACAACTTGAACAAACATGGTTGGATAGAACCTGTTGGAGAGTCAGGTCGGAGAAAAGTTTATACGATAACTGCGGAAGGAAACGCCATTTTGAAAATAGAACAAAATCGGTTGCTGCATATTTTATCCCTATACGAAGGAAGTGAATCGAATGAAGAAATGTAA
- a CDS encoding DUF2812 domain-containing protein yields the protein MKKCNTFFDIEKEEKWLNDHLQKGYRCTNISGLGIYTFEKTDKRYVMRLDYQDYLSKNRFVEYKVIYEDFGWNCIKGSQFGGKHYWQKEDDNQNEIFSDRQSTSNYYKRLMDYSSSFAILSLIFSYMILKDSGLYLTEGLWNMKGSLFWKAFLFETPFALLRLLPVFMFVFFGISFYKAYRKYSLLKEK from the coding sequence ATGAAGAAATGTAACACGTTTTTTGATATAGAAAAAGAGGAGAAATGGCTGAACGATCATTTACAAAAAGGCTATCGTTGCACAAATATTAGTGGATTAGGAATATACACTTTCGAAAAAACCGACAAGAGATATGTAATGCGTCTGGATTATCAAGATTATTTATCAAAGAATAGATTCGTGGAATACAAAGTGATTTATGAGGATTTCGGTTGGAACTGTATAAAGGGGTCGCAATTTGGTGGAAAACACTATTGGCAAAAAGAAGATGATAATCAAAATGAAATCTTTTCAGATCGCCAATCAACTAGTAATTATTATAAAAGATTGATGGATTATTCATCAAGTTTCGCTATACTGTCATTGATTTTTTCATATATGATTTTAAAAGATTCTGGCTTATATTTAACGGAAGGTCTTTGGAATATGAAAGGTTCATTATTTTGGAAAGCATTTTTATTCGAAACGCCATTTGCCCTTTTAAGGTTGCTTCCCGTCTTTATGTTTGTTTTCTTTGGTATCAGTTTCTATAAAGCTTATCGAAAGTATTCATTGTTA